A genomic region of Notamacropus eugenii isolate mMacEug1 chromosome 3, mMacEug1.pri_v2, whole genome shotgun sequence contains the following coding sequences:
- the RASSF9 gene encoding ras association domain-containing protein 9, which produces MAPFGRNLLKTRHKNRSSPKDMEAEEKEIVVWVCQEEKIVCGLTKRTTAADVIQALLEEHEATLGEKRFLFGQPSDYCIIEKWRGSERVLPPLTKILRLWKAWGEEQPNMHFVLVKADALVPVPLWRTAEAKLVQNTEKQWDLSPANYMKMLPLDKQKRIVRKTFRKLAKIKQDSVIQDRDSMETLIHLIISQDHTIHQQVKRMKELDLEIEKCEAKFHLDRVEYEGENYVQDSYLIASPVEVKRQKDVKQEENQTPDYLSESEGILQLEERLKYYRLLIDKLSAEIDKEVKSICVDVNEEIEATATEELEKKNLESVKHDLEKSMKAGLKIHSHLSGIQKEIKYNDSLLEKKAIEYDLLAEELNLLHFSNKDGCQSNEDREKGVEGTSSSVAGPHFTQKVFPSYTNDTDSDTGISSTHSQDSETALGDVVLLST; this is translated from the coding sequence atcATCACCTAAGGACATGgaggcagaagagaaggaaattgttGTCTGGGTTTGCCAAGAAGAAAAGATTGTCTGTGGACTGACCAAACGTACCACTGCAGCTGATGTGATCCAGGCTTTGCTTGAAGAACATGAAGCCACTTTGGGAGAGAAACGATTTCTTTTTGGACAGCCCAGTGATTACTGTATCATAGAAAAATGGAGAGGATCAGAGCGGGTCCTTCCTCCACTCACAAAAATCCTGAGGCTTTGGAAGGCTTGGGGAGAAGAACAGCCAAACATGCACTTTGTCCTAGTTAAAGCAGATGCTTTGGTTCCAGTTCCATTATGGAGGACAGCAGAAGCGAAACTAGttcaaaatacagaaaaacaatGGGACCTCAGTCCAGCCAATTACATGAAGATGTTGCCACTAGACAAGCAGAAAAGGATAGTCAGGAAAACATTCAGGAAACTAGCAAAAATTAAGCAGGACTCTGTTATACAAGACCGAGACAGCATGGAGACATTGATACATTTGATCATTTCTCAGGACCATACCATTCATCAGCaggtcaaaagaatgaaagaactgGATCTGGAAATTGAGAAATGTGAAGCAAAATTTCATCTGGATAGGGTAGAATATGAGGGAGAAAATTACGTCCAGGATTCTTATCTAATAGCCAGTCCTGTTGAGGTCAAACGACAAAAAGATGTGAAGCAAGAAGAAAATCAGACACCTGATTATCTGAGTGAGAGTGAAGGGATTTTACAGCTGGAAGAGCGACTGAAATATTATAGGCTGCTCATTGACAAGTTATCTGCTGAAATAGACAAAGAAGTCAAAAGCATTTGCGTAGatgtgaatgaggaaatagaagcgaCAGCTActgaagaattagaaaagaaaaacttagaaagtgTTAAGCATGATTTGGAGAAAAGCATGAAAGCTGGTTTAAAAATCCATTCTCACTTAAGTGGCATCCAGAAAGAGATTAAATATAATGACTCCTTGCTTGAGAAGAAAGCGATAGAATATGACCTCCTGGCAGAGGAACTGAATTTGCTTCATTTCAGCAACAAGGATGGATGCCAATCTAATGAAGATAGGGAGAAAGGAGTTGAGGGTACCAGCAGCAGTGTGGCAGGTCCTCATTTTACTCAGAAAGTATTTCCTTCCTATACCAATGATACAGACTCAGATACTGGAATAAGCTCTACTCATAGTCAAGACTCCGAAACCGCCTTAGGGGATGTAGTGCTGTTATCAACATAA